The [Actinobacillus] rossii genome contains a region encoding:
- a CDS encoding Transposase and inactivated derivatives, with amino-acid sequence MNEKQLHALAAEFAKNLKTPEDLNQFSRMLKKITVEAALNGELTDHLGYEKHQPGKGKNARNGYTSKTVICDEGEIEIETPRDRDCTFEPQLIKKNQTRITGMDEQIIALYAKGLSNQEIVEMFKELYDADVSTSLISRVTDAVKERVMEWQNRPLDAVYPIVYPDCIVVKVRQDGRIINKSVFVALGVNLEGHKELLGLWIAENEGAKFWVNVLTELQNRGLKDIFIACVDGLKGFPEAINAVYPKTKIQLCIVHLVRNSLKFVSWKDYKAVTADLKQVYQAQTEAQARENLTALSQKWQAKYPLVAKGREDNRANIATFFDYPADIRKAIYTTNAVESLNSVIRRVIKKRNVFPTDDSVFKVIWLAIKDASKKWTMPIQNRKPAMNRFMIDFGDRLDDHR; translated from the coding sequence ATGAACGAAAAACAACTTCACGCCTTGGCAGCGGAATTTGCCAAAAACCTAAAAACACCGGAAGATCTCAATCAATTTTCACGGATGCTCAAAAAAATCACCGTCGAGGCGGCGTTAAATGGTGAACTGACCGACCATCTTGGTTATGAAAAACATCAGCCTGGAAAAGGTAAAAATGCACGTAACGGTTACACATCTAAGACCGTCATTTGTGATGAAGGTGAGATAGAAATTGAGACACCTCGTGACCGTGACTGCACCTTTGAACCGCAACTTATCAAGAAAAACCAAACCCGCATCACAGGAATGGATGAGCAAATTATTGCCTTATATGCCAAGGGTTTAAGTAATCAGGAAATCGTTGAAATGTTCAAAGAACTCTATGATGCGGATGTGTCAACCAGCCTGATTTCTCGCGTTACCGACGCTGTGAAAGAACGCGTAATGGAATGGCAAAATCGCCCGCTTGATGCGGTTTATCCAATTGTTTACCCGGATTGTATCGTAGTGAAAGTACGCCAAGATGGACGAATTATCAACAAATCCGTGTTTGTTGCCTTGGGTGTGAATCTTGAAGGACATAAAGAGTTATTGGGGCTTTGGATTGCTGAAAATGAAGGTGCGAAGTTCTGGGTGAATGTGCTGACAGAGCTTCAAAATCGAGGCTTGAAAGACATTTTTATTGCCTGTGTAGACGGTTTAAAAGGCTTCCCTGAAGCCATCAATGCAGTCTATCCTAAAACGAAGATTCAGCTTTGCATTGTGCATTTAGTGCGTAACAGCTTGAAATTCGTTTCGTGGAAAGATTACAAAGCCGTCACTGCAGATTTAAAGCAGGTTTATCAGGCCCAGACGGAAGCACAAGCTCGCGAAAATCTGACCGCACTTTCGCAAAAATGGCAGGCAAAATACCCGCTTGTGGCGAAAGGCCGGGAAGATAACCGGGCAAATATAGCCACATTTTTTGATTATCCGGCTGATATTCGTAAAGCGATTTATACCACGAATGCCGTGGAATCGCTTAATAGCGTGATTCGTCGCGTGATTAAAAAACGAAATGTATTCCCGACGGATGATTCAGTTTTCAAAGTGATTTGGCTTGCGATTAAAGATGCATCAAAAAAATGGACAATGCCGATTCAGAACCGGAAACCGGCGATGAATCGATTTATGATTGATTTTGGTGATCGCCTAGACGATCACCGTTAA
- a CDS encoding Predicted transcriptional regulator, giving the protein MEVKDQIKMRREAMKWTQEEMADRLHMSTNNYAKLERGETKLNLHRLEQIANIFNIDVIELMNTGEKNVMFLMNDHNTNYYGSSEKQLLENEKLQLIIAHKDELLKQKDNEISALKSLIELLQTTQKA; this is encoded by the coding sequence ATGGAAGTGAAAGATCAAATAAAAATGAGACGAGAAGCAATGAAATGGACACAAGAAGAAATGGCTGACCGTTTGCATATGTCCACCAATAATTATGCAAAACTAGAACGTGGGGAAACAAAACTTAATTTGCACAGATTAGAACAAATTGCCAATATATTTAATATCGATGTTATTGAATTAATGAATACTGGTGAGAAAAATGTTATGTTTTTAATGAATGATCATAATACAAACTACTATGGTTCATCAGAAAAACAGTTACTTGAAAATGAAAAATTGCAATTAATTATTGCGCATAAAGATGAATTATTGAAACAAAAAGACAATGAAATTAGTGCACTAAAATCTCTGATTGAATTACTCCAAACAACACAAAAAGCATAA
- the fklB gene encoding FKBP-type peptidylprolyl isomerase, giving the protein MSIFDSVKLETTGEKGGYGVGLQIGQQLADSGLKVSAEAVAKGIYDVLNQNTPAIELNEVSAALQQLQQEAQEAAQAQFKAIEEEGRAFLVENAKKDSVNVTESGLQYEVLVEGNGTKPTRADSVRVHYTGTLTNGTTFDSSVARGTPAEFPVSGVIAGWTEALQLMPVGSKWRLTIPHNLAYGERGAGASIPPFSVLVFEVELLDIL; this is encoded by the coding sequence ATGTCAATTTTTGATTCAGTAAAATTAGAAACTACAGGCGAAAAAGGCGGCTATGGTGTCGGTCTTCAAATCGGTCAACAGCTTGCTGACAGCGGTTTGAAAGTTTCAGCTGAAGCCGTAGCAAAAGGAATTTATGATGTCTTAAATCAAAATACACCAGCTATTGAATTAAACGAAGTGAGCGCTGCATTACAACAATTACAACAAGAAGCTCAAGAAGCAGCACAAGCACAATTCAAAGCAATTGAAGAAGAAGGTCGTGCTTTCTTAGTGGAAAATGCTAAAAAAGATAGCGTAAATGTCACCGAATCAGGTTTACAATATGAAGTGTTAGTGGAAGGTAATGGCACGAAACCAACTCGTGCAGATAGCGTACGTGTGCATTACACGGGAACATTAACTAATGGCACAACATTTGATAGCTCAGTGGCACGCGGAACACCTGCTGAATTCCCAGTAAGTGGCGTAATTGCTGGCTGGACGGAAGCGTTACAACTCATGCCAGTAGGTTCAAAATGGCGTTTAACTATTCCACATAATCTTGCTTACGGCGAACGCGGCGCAGGTGCATCTATCCCACCGTTTAGCGTGTTAGTGTTTGAAGTGGAATTATTAGATATTTTATAA
- the psd gene encoding phosphatidylserine decarboxylase, with the protein MNLLEKTLNLRYWQRIKIAFQYVMPQKYLTQIAGWLAKQKWGAVTHFIIKLFAKKYGINMSEAAKENFSDYATFNEFFIRQLKADARKIDGNPTALCLPADGKISQCGEISDETMLQAKGHTFSLRDLLAGDEELTADFKNGTFATTYLSPRDYHRVHIPCDATLRKMIYVPGDLFSVNPFLNEHVPNLLARNERVICVFDTEFGKMIQILVGATITASISTIWAGVINPPRPNEIKTWDYNDNAVKLTKGQEMGAFQLGSTVINLFQADRVKLADNLDVDAVTRVGEVLAYKK; encoded by the coding sequence ATGAATTTATTAGAAAAAACATTAAATTTGCGCTATTGGCAACGCATAAAAATCGCGTTCCAATATGTGATGCCACAAAAATATCTTACCCAAATTGCCGGCTGGTTAGCAAAACAAAAATGGGGAGCTGTCACCCATTTCATCATTAAATTATTTGCTAAAAAATATGGTATTAATATGTCAGAAGCGGCAAAGGAAAATTTTAGTGATTACGCCACATTTAACGAGTTTTTTATTCGCCAATTAAAAGCAGATGCACGCAAAATTGATGGAAATCCGACCGCACTTTGCCTGCCTGCTGATGGCAAAATTAGCCAATGTGGTGAAATTTCAGATGAAACGATGTTACAAGCCAAAGGACATACTTTCAGCCTACGCGATTTGTTAGCAGGTGACGAAGAATTGACTGCGGACTTTAAAAACGGAACCTTCGCCACCACTTATTTATCACCGCGAGATTACCATCGTGTACATATTCCATGTGATGCAACCTTACGCAAAATGATTTACGTACCAGGGGATTTATTTTCTGTTAATCCATTTTTAAATGAACACGTACCGAATCTATTAGCTCGTAACGAACGCGTGATTTGCGTATTTGATACTGAATTTGGAAAAATGATCCAAATTTTAGTGGGTGCAACGATCACTGCAAGCATCAGTACCATTTGGGCAGGTGTCATTAATCCGCCACGTCCAAATGAAATTAAAACATGGGATTACAATGACAACGCAGTAAAACTGACTAAAGGTCAAGAAATGGGCGCGTTCCAGCTAGGTTCAACAGTCATTAATTTGTTCCAAGCCGACCGAGTTAAACTTGCCGATAATCTTGACGTTGATGCGGTAACGCGCGTTGGCGAAGTGTTAGCATATAAAAAATAA
- a CDS encoding Uncharacterized ACR, COG1399, producing MQKVKLPLTVDPVKDAQRRLDYDGYYAANQLERLSESVVKVLSDAQVTVSFFVDPQKLVVFKGKASVDVEVECQRCSQPFKQTLECEFTYSPISNLDKIDELPEIYEPIEFNEFGEIDLIGTIEDELILCLPIVPMHSSEHCEVSTQEQVFGQLPEELAKKPNPFAVLANLKKN from the coding sequence ATGCAAAAGGTAAAACTACCCCTAACTGTTGACCCTGTTAAAGACGCACAACGCCGCTTAGATTATGATGGTTATTATGCCGCTAATCAGCTTGAACGTTTATCAGAGTCAGTAGTAAAAGTGCTCAGCGATGCACAGGTAACAGTATCGTTTTTCGTTGATCCACAGAAATTAGTGGTGTTTAAAGGAAAAGCAAGTGTTGATGTTGAAGTTGAATGTCAACGTTGCAGTCAACCTTTTAAACAAACCTTGGAATGTGAATTTACTTACAGTCCAATTTCTAATTTAGATAAGATTGATGAATTACCAGAGATTTATGAACCGATTGAATTCAATGAATTCGGGGAAATAGATTTAATTGGTACGATTGAAGACGAATTGATATTATGTCTGCCGATTGTGCCGATGCATTCATCTGAACACTGTGAAGTGTCCACGCAGGAACAGGTCTTCGGGCAATTGCCTGAAGAATTGGCTAAAAAACCAAACCCGTTCGCTGTATTAGCTAATTTAAAAAAGAACTAA
- the rpmF gene encoding 50S ribosomal protein L32: MAVQQNKKSRSRRDMRRSHDALTTAAVSVDKASGETHLRHHVTADGYYRGRKVINK; the protein is encoded by the coding sequence ATGGCTGTTCAACAAAACAAAAAATCTCGTTCACGTCGTGATATGCGTCGTTCGCACGATGCGTTAACTACTGCTGCAGTATCAGTAGATAAAGCAAGTGGCGAAACTCACTTACGTCACCATGTAACTGCTGACGGTTACTACCGTGGTCGTAAAGTAATCAACAAGTAA
- the plsX gene encoding putative glycerol-3-phosphate acyltransferase PlsX yields the protein MSRLTLALDVMGGDIGPRITIPASLKALESDPALSLLLFGDSQQIQSELDLLLKNSPSNFRERLEIHHCSRVIANDQGLTSALRHSKGTSMRLAIEAVQHGDAQGCVSAGNTGALMGLSKVILQPLKGILRPALVALLPTMDGHHSVMLDLGANLECTAENLYQFALMGAIFAENQLNLVFPRVALLNIGVEEIKGHKSIRDASNMLSNDSTINYVGFIEGNLLLNGKADVIVSDGFAGNVALKTLEGAAKNVIGLLKGKSHNHLLKPLFGGLMKILFKDSYQRLKTINPDQYNGASLIGLTAVVVKSHGSANVEAFSNAIKDAAFQVRQRIPQKILDGLNKY from the coding sequence TTGAGCCGTCTAACCCTTGCGTTAGATGTGATGGGCGGGGACATTGGTCCCCGTATTACTATCCCCGCATCTCTAAAAGCGTTGGAAAGTGATCCAGCGCTATCTTTATTATTGTTTGGTGATAGCCAACAAATCCAGTCTGAACTTGACCTTTTATTAAAAAACTCGCCATCTAATTTTCGTGAGCGTTTAGAAATTCATCATTGTTCCCGTGTCATTGCCAATGACCAAGGTTTAACAAGTGCATTGCGTCATAGCAAAGGTACATCAATGCGATTGGCAATTGAAGCTGTACAGCATGGTGATGCGCAAGGTTGTGTAAGTGCAGGAAATACTGGGGCATTAATGGGGTTGTCAAAAGTGATTTTACAACCGCTTAAAGGTATTCTACGTCCTGCATTAGTAGCATTATTACCAACGATGGATGGTCATCATTCTGTCATGTTAGATTTAGGGGCTAACCTAGAATGCACTGCGGAAAATCTCTACCAATTTGCTTTAATGGGTGCCATTTTTGCAGAAAATCAGCTAAACTTAGTATTTCCGCGAGTGGCATTGCTGAATATTGGTGTAGAAGAAATTAAAGGGCATAAATCTATTCGCGATGCGTCCAATATGCTTTCAAATGATTCCACGATTAATTATGTCGGTTTTATTGAGGGAAATTTGTTACTTAACGGCAAAGCAGATGTCATCGTGAGTGATGGGTTTGCGGGAAATGTAGCATTAAAAACACTTGAAGGTGCGGCTAAAAATGTAATTGGTTTGTTAAAAGGCAAATCTCACAATCACCTGCTTAAACCTTTATTCGGCGGTTTGATGAAAATCCTATTTAAGGACAGTTATCAGCGCTTAAAAACGATTAACCCAGATCAATATAATGGTGCATCTTTAATTGGATTGACTGCTGTTGTTGTGAAAAGTCATGGTAGTGCAAATGTAGAAGCATTTTCTAATGCAATTAAAGACGCTGCATTTCAAGTACGTCAGCGAATTCCACAGAAGATTTTAGACGGATTAAATAAATATTAG
- the fabH gene encoding 3-oxoacyl-ACP synthase, with amino-acid sequence MNSRILATGSYLPTQIRTNADLEKMVDTSDEWIYTRSGMKERRIANADETVATMGTQAAQKALEMAGIDPQEIDLIVVGTTTNSYAYPSAACQIQGALGIKDAISFDVAAACTGFVYALSVADQFVRNGTAKKALVIGSDLNSRHLDETDRSTVVLFGDGAGAVILESSEETGIISTHLHASADTENMLILPQVERGNAGSGYISMQGNATFKLAVGQLSSVVEETLEQNNLQKSDLDWLVPHQANIRIIAATAKKLDMDMSQVVLTVEKYGNNSAATVPVALDEAVRDGRIKRGQLLLLEAFGGGWTWGSALVKF; translated from the coding sequence ATGAATAGCAGAATTTTAGCAACGGGAAGTTATTTGCCCACTCAAATCCGTACCAATGCGGATTTAGAGAAAATGGTTGATACTTCAGATGAATGGATTTATACCCGTTCTGGTATGAAAGAACGTCGTATTGCGAACGCTGATGAAACTGTGGCAACAATGGGCACGCAAGCGGCACAAAAAGCCTTAGAAATGGCAGGTATTGATCCACAAGAGATTGATTTAATTGTAGTGGGAACCACGACGAATTCTTATGCTTATCCAAGTGCCGCTTGTCAGATTCAAGGCGCATTAGGTATTAAAGATGCGATTTCATTTGATGTAGCAGCCGCTTGTACAGGATTTGTCTATGCGCTTTCGGTGGCAGATCAATTCGTACGTAATGGCACAGCAAAGAAAGCGTTGGTGATTGGTTCCGATCTTAATTCACGTCACCTTGATGAAACAGATCGCAGCACGGTAGTATTATTTGGCGATGGTGCTGGCGCTGTGATTTTGGAAAGCAGCGAAGAAACGGGAATTATTTCAACACATTTACATGCTTCAGCAGATACTGAAAATATGCTGATATTACCGCAGGTAGAACGTGGTAATGCGGGATCTGGTTATATTTCAATGCAAGGTAATGCGACGTTTAAATTAGCTGTTGGCCAACTTTCAAGTGTCGTTGAAGAAACGCTTGAACAGAACAATTTACAAAAATCAGATTTAGATTGGCTTGTGCCACATCAAGCTAATATTCGTATTATTGCTGCCACAGCGAAAAAACTGGATATGGATATGTCTCAAGTTGTGTTAACCGTAGAAAAGTATGGTAACAATAGCGCTGCTACCGTACCAGTTGCATTAGATGAAGCCGTACGTGATGGCCGAATCAAACGTGGTCAATTGCTTTTATTAGAAGCATTTGGTGGTGGTTGGACTTGGGGTTCTGCGCTCGTTAAATTTTAG
- the fabD gene encoding malonyl CoA-acyl carrier protein transacylase encodes MKKFAMVFPGQGSQSVGMLADLAEQFPIITETFKQASEVLGYDLWTLVQQGPAEELNKTWQTQPALLAASVAIYRVWQQQYPDCKPEVMAGHSLGEYSALVCAGVIDFQDAIKLVELRGKLMQQAVPEGTGAMYAIIGLDNESIIKACKEAEQGEVVSAVNFNSPGQVVIAGAKNAVERAAAACKEAGAKRALPLAVSVPSHCALMKPAADQLAVSLESIAVKTPVSAVINNVDVKAENNAEAIRSALVRQLYSPVRWTETVEKMATSGVEVLVEIGPGKVLTGLTSRIVKELSASAVNDVKSLDAVKELLA; translated from the coding sequence ATGAAAAAATTTGCAATGGTTTTTCCTGGTCAAGGTTCTCAATCAGTGGGAATGTTGGCAGATCTTGCGGAACAATTTCCAATTATTACAGAAACATTCAAACAAGCAAGTGAAGTGCTTGGATATGATTTATGGACACTTGTGCAGCAAGGTCCTGCAGAAGAATTAAATAAAACATGGCAGACGCAACCAGCATTATTAGCAGCTTCGGTTGCAATCTATCGTGTATGGCAACAGCAGTATCCAGATTGTAAACCGGAAGTGATGGCAGGCCATAGCTTAGGGGAATATTCTGCATTAGTCTGTGCGGGGGTTATTGATTTTCAGGATGCAATCAAATTGGTTGAACTTCGTGGTAAATTAATGCAGCAAGCCGTACCAGAGGGGACAGGCGCGATGTATGCTATTATTGGCTTAGATAATGAAAGTATTATCAAAGCTTGTAAAGAAGCCGAACAAGGCGAAGTCGTTTCTGCTGTAAACTTCAATTCTCCGGGTCAAGTGGTGATTGCCGGTGCAAAAAATGCCGTAGAGCGTGCAGCTGCCGCTTGTAAAGAAGCAGGCGCAAAACGTGCTTTACCATTAGCTGTGAGTGTGCCTTCACATTGTGCATTAATGAAACCAGCCGCAGATCAATTAGCGGTATCATTAGAAAGTATTGCAGTGAAAACACCTGTGTCAGCTGTTATTAATAACGTGGATGTAAAAGCTGAAAATAATGCGGAAGCAATTCGTAGCGCACTTGTACGTCAGCTTTATAGCCCAGTACGTTGGACTGAAACTGTTGAAAAAATGGCTACAAGTGGGGTAGAAGTATTAGTAGAAATTGGTCCGGGCAAGGTTCTAACTGGTTTAACTAGCCGTATCGTTAAGGAACTTTCAGCTAGCGCAGTGAATGATGTAAAATCATTGGATGCAGTGAAAGAATTATTGGCATAA
- the fabG gene encoding 3-ketoacyl-ACP reductase encodes MQGKIALVTGATRGIGKAIAEELVSKGATVIGTATSEKGAETISAYLGENGKGFVLNVTDENSIDELLKQIKAEFGDVDILVNNAGITRDGLLMRMKDSDWFDIIQTNLTSVYRLSKAVLRPMMKKGGRIITIGSVVGSMGNPGQTNYCAAKAGLIGFSKSLAKEVASRGITVNVVAPGFIATDMTDELNEDQKNAILSQIPSGELGLPKDIAKAVAFLASDDARYINGETLHVNGGLYMS; translated from the coding sequence ATGCAAGGTAAAATCGCATTAGTCACAGGTGCAACACGTGGTATTGGTAAAGCTATTGCAGAAGAATTAGTGTCGAAAGGCGCAACTGTCATTGGTACTGCAACTTCAGAAAAAGGAGCCGAAACCATTTCTGCTTATTTGGGTGAAAATGGAAAAGGTTTTGTACTCAATGTTACGGATGAAAATTCTATTGACGAGTTATTAAAACAAATTAAAGCGGAATTTGGTGATGTCGATATTTTGGTGAATAATGCTGGGATCACACGCGATGGCTTATTAATGCGTATGAAAGATAGCGATTGGTTTGATATTATTCAAACTAATTTAACTTCTGTTTACCGTTTATCAAAAGCTGTGCTTCGTCCAATGATGAAAAAAGGCGGTCGTATCATTACAATTGGTTCGGTTGTTGGTTCAATGGGAAATCCAGGTCAAACGAACTATTGTGCAGCTAAAGCCGGCTTAATTGGTTTTTCAAAATCTTTGGCAAAAGAAGTGGCTTCGCGTGGTATTACAGTTAATGTTGTGGCACCGGGTTTTATTGCAACAGATATGACAGATGAACTCAACGAAGATCAAAAAAATGCCATATTAAGCCAAATCCCGTCGGGTGAATTAGGTTTGCCAAAAGATATTGCTAAAGCTGTCGCATTTTTAGCGTCTGATGATGCCCGTTACATCAATGGTGAAACATTGCATGTGAACGGTGGCTTATATATGAGCTAA
- the acpP gene encoding acyl carrier protein, with amino-acid sequence MSIEERVKKIIVEQLGVKEEEVKSEASFIEDLGADSLDTVELVMALEEEFDIEIPDEEAEKITTVQSAIDYVQNNQ; translated from the coding sequence ATGAGCATTGAAGAACGCGTAAAAAAAATCATTGTTGAACAATTAGGTGTTAAAGAAGAAGAAGTAAAATCTGAAGCTTCATTTATTGAAGATTTAGGTGCTGATTCTTTAGATACCGTTGAATTAGTAATGGCTTTAGAAGAAGAATTCGATATTGAAATTCCAGATGAAGAAGCTGAAAAAATTACTACAGTTCAATCAGCGATTGATTACGTACAAAACAATCAATAA
- the dcuB2 gene encoding anaerobic C4-dicarboxylate transporter yields MLYLEFLFLLLMLYTGSRFGGIGLGVISGIGLAIEVFVLRMPLGKAPIDVMLVILAVVTCASVLEAAGGLKYMLQIAERILRSNPKRVTILGPIVTYVMTFMLGTGHSVYSVMPIIGDIALKNKIRPERPMAVSSVASQLAITSSPLSAAIAYYLTQITKMPGYEHITLLNIISVTVPATFLGTMAMALYSLRRGKELEDDPEYQRRLQDPVWRDRILNTTATSLDAELPKSAKMAVWLFVLSLVTVVVIAMLPEIRTVGVPVDGKPVKPISMSYIIQMMMLCFGGIILIATKTNPQTVPNGVVFKSGMVACIAIFGIAWMSDTYFSYAMPEFKAAVTSMVEQYPWTFAFALFAVSVVINSQAATAVMMLPVGIQLGLPAPVLIGLIPATYAYFFIPNYPSDIATVNFDVTGTTKIGKYYFNHSFMVPGLIGVVVACLVGYTIAHMIIV; encoded by the coding sequence ATGCTTTATTTAGAATTTTTATTTCTATTATTAATGCTCTACACTGGTAGCCGTTTCGGCGGTATTGGCTTAGGGGTTATCTCAGGTATTGGGCTGGCGATTGAAGTCTTCGTGTTACGTATGCCACTTGGTAAAGCGCCGATTGACGTAATGCTAGTCATTCTTGCCGTGGTAACTTGTGCCTCTGTGCTTGAAGCAGCTGGTGGTTTAAAATACATGCTACAAATTGCAGAACGTATTTTACGTAGCAATCCAAAACGTGTCACAATTCTAGGACCTATTGTAACTTATGTAATGACATTTATGTTAGGTACAGGTCACTCAGTTTACTCTGTTATGCCAATTATTGGTGACATCGCACTTAAAAATAAAATCCGTCCAGAACGCCCAATGGCAGTATCTTCTGTAGCATCTCAATTAGCGATTACCTCAAGCCCATTGTCAGCTGCAATTGCCTATTATTTAACACAAATTACTAAAATGCCAGGTTATGAGCATATTACATTATTAAATATCATTTCTGTAACTGTACCTGCGACATTCTTAGGAACTATGGCGATGGCACTTTACAGCTTACGTCGTGGTAAAGAGTTGGAAGATGATCCGGAATATCAACGTCGTTTGCAAGATCCAGTATGGCGTGATCGTATCTTAAATACTACTGCAACATCGTTAGACGCAGAATTACCAAAATCAGCAAAAATGGCAGTGTGGTTATTCGTGCTTTCATTAGTGACTGTAGTTGTGATCGCAATGCTTCCTGAGATTCGTACAGTTGGTGTGCCAGTTGATGGTAAACCGGTTAAACCGATTTCAATGTCTTATATTATTCAAATGATGATGCTCTGCTTTGGTGGTATTATCTTAATTGCAACTAAAACCAATCCACAAACTGTGCCAAATGGCGTAGTATTCAAATCTGGTATGGTGGCATGTATTGCGATTTTCGGTATCGCATGGATGAGTGATACATATTTCTCATACGCTATGCCAGAATTTAAAGCCGCTGTAACAAGCATGGTAGAACAATACCCTTGGACATTCGCTTTTGCATTGTTTGCTGTATCTGTGGTGATTAACAGCCAAGCCGCAACAGCAGTAATGATGTTGCCAGTGGGGATTCAATTGGGCTTACCAGCACCTGTATTAATCGGTTTAATCCCAGCAACTTATGCGTATTTCTTTATCCCTAATTATCCGTCTGATATCGCAACAGTGAACTTTGACGTAACAGGTACAACCAAAATTGGTAAATATTACTTCAACCATAGTTTCATGGTACCGGGTTTAATTGGTGTGGTTGTTGCATGTTTAGTGGGTTATACTATTGCTCATATGATTATTGTTTAA
- a CDS encoding transposase, which yields MFYSNNPLIKHKTGLLNLAEELGNISQACKAMGMSRDTFYRYQQAVEQGGVEALLNQTRRVSNIKNRVDEHIEQAVVKFALDFPAYGQVRVSNELRKQGIFVSGGGVRSIWLRHNLANFKQRLNALEKEVAEKGIILNESQIQALERKKEDDISSGEIETAHPGYLGSQDTFYVGNLKGVGRIYQQTFVDTYSKVAFAKLYTMKTAIAAADMLNDKVLPFFEAQGLPMLRILTDRGSEYCGKVENHDYELYLAINDIEHTKTKVKHPQTNGICERFHKTILQEFYQVAFRKKIYTDLATLQADLDEWLMYYNHHRTHQGKMCCGRTPMATLLDGKGIWAEKNLSSN from the coding sequence ATGTTTTATTCTAACAATCCGCTCATTAAACACAAGACCGGTTTACTCAATTTAGCAGAAGAACTTGGAAACATTTCTCAAGCTTGCAAAGCGATGGGGATGAGCCGAGATACATTCTATCGCTATCAACAAGCCGTAGAGCAAGGCGGTGTTGAAGCATTACTTAATCAAACTCGTCGGGTATCGAATATCAAAAATAGAGTAGACGAGCACATTGAGCAAGCTGTTGTAAAATTTGCCCTAGATTTTCCAGCTTACGGACAAGTTCGAGTGAGTAACGAACTTCGCAAGCAAGGTATTTTTGTTTCAGGCGGTGGTGTTCGTTCCATTTGGCTACGTCATAATCTTGCTAACTTTAAACAGCGTTTAAATGCACTAGAGAAAGAAGTAGCTGAGAAAGGCATTATTCTAAATGAAAGTCAAATTCAAGCCCTAGAACGTAAGAAAGAGGATGATATATCGAGTGGAGAAATTGAAACCGCTCATCCGGGCTATTTAGGTTCACAAGATACCTTTTATGTAGGTAATTTAAAAGGTGTTGGACGCATTTATCAGCAAACATTTGTTGATACTTATAGCAAGGTTGCTTTTGCAAAGCTCTACACAATGAAAACCGCAATTGCCGCTGCAGATATGCTCAATGATAAAGTCCTGCCGTTCTTTGAAGCCCAAGGATTACCGATGTTGCGTATTCTCACCGACCGTGGTAGTGAATATTGTGGCAAAGTGGAAAATCATGATTATGAGCTTTATTTAGCGATAAATGACATAGAGCATACTAAAACGAAAGTGAAGCATCCACAGACGAATGGTATCTGTGAACGTTTTCATAAGACTATCTTACAAGAATTTTACCAAGTCGCATTTAGGAAGAAAATATATACGGATTTAGCGACATTACAAGCTGATTTAGATGAGTGGTTAATGTATTATAATCACCATCGAACACATCAAGGAAAAATGTGCTGTGGCAGAACACCGATGGCAACATTACTTGATGGAAAAGGGATTTGGGCAGAAAAGAATTTAAGCTCAAATTAA